The sequence below is a genomic window from Streptomyces sp. NBC_00289.
GGGTCGCCGTCCTCCCGGATGCGGCGGGTGGTGAGTTTGGCCTGCTTGAGGGCCTTGCGGGCCTCGCCGTTGGTCATCGGTCTGCGGGCGGCGCGTCTGCTGCGTTCGGCGTCGGCGGCGGCGATGTGGCGGGAGATCAGGATGGTCTCGGCGCAGCGGCCGGTGAAGCGGTCGCGCTGGGCGCTGCCGAGGCTGTCCAGGAAGTCCTGGACGAGGTGGTGCAGGGCGGGCGTCTGATCGCCGCGCGCGGCGGTGCCGGTGAGGGTGGCGCCGCGGACGGACAGGGCGGCGGCGACGGTGGGGAGTATGCCGTCGCGGCGGTGGCGGAGTACGGGGGCGTGCGCGATCTCGGTGCTGCTCCAGCCGACCCGGGGGTCGCCGGAGGCACCAGGCGGCGGCCCCGTCTGTGGTCCTGCTTCTGTCGTGTTCATGATCTTCATCCCCTCCCGGGCGTCCCCCCGGTCGACACAGAGTGCCAAATGGCGTGGCTGGTGCGGAAGCTGGGGCGATGCGACACGCCCGGGTTTGGGCGGGCTGTCACGAGGGGGTGACGGCTGGTCACGGAAGCGGACGGGTGCTGACCGGTGCCCGGTGACCGGTGTCGTCGTACCGCATAGGCTGTCGGCACCGCGATCCGAGGGATCCACGCGGTCGGCGCGGTCAACGCGTGGGTGACAGACGGTCGAGACGGAAGTCGAGACGGACGAGACAGTCGATACGGGGCGTAGTGGCCGGATGGGGTCACTACGGGTCGTACAGAGTGCCGCAGGGGGCAACCGCCATGACGACAGGTCGGCTCGGGCTGGGGGCACCTCCCGGCAGCCAGGCCGGGGGACAAGCCGCGCCGCCGAACGCGGCCTACGCCGGGCAGGTCGTGCACTTCCCGGACCCGGTCCGGGCGGCCCGCCACCCCAGAGGGGTACGGGTGGACGAGTACGGCTACCCCGACTTCTCGCCCTACGCGCGTGCGGTCGCGGAGATCGCCGAGCCGCCGGAGGGCTTCGGCGTCGACGAGTTGCGGCTCACCGACTACGTGTCGGCGAACGCGGCGCTGGCGGCGAGCGGACACGAGTTGTGGGACACGGTTCCCGCGGTGGCGACCCCGCACGGCTGGACCTGGCACCACGCGGTGGGCGGTCGTCGGCTGGAGCTGGTCCCGGTCGAGGTGAAGGCGCTGCTGCGGCACCACGGCGGGGTGGCGACGTCCGGCGTCGACCAGGACAAGCGGGGTACGCGGCCGTTGCAGGAGACGCGGCCCGCGCACTTTGCGCTGCCCAAGTCCGGTGTGGCGGTGACCGAGTCGCAGGTGCAGGGCGTCGAGGAGGACCTCGGCTACCGGCTGCCGGGCGCGTACCGGTCGTTCCTGAAGGTGGCGGGCGGGTGCGCGCCGGTGGGTACGGCGCTGGACGCCGAGCTGGGGCTGCTGATCGACCAGCCGTTCTTCACGGTGCGGGACGAGGCCGCGGTCAACGACCTGGTGTACGTCAACAAGTGCCTGCGCGACCATCTGACCAAGGACTACCTGGGCGTCGGCTTCGTCCAGGGCGGGCTGCTGGCGGTGAAGGTGAAGGGCGAGCGGGTCGGTTCGGTGTGGTTCTGCGCGTACGACGACGCCCGGGACGTCGATCCCGCCTGGGCGCCCGCGGAACGCGTGGAGCGGCTGCTGCTGCCCTGCGGTGAGGACTTCGACGTGTTCCTGGCGCGGCTGGCGGGCTCTCCGCCGGAGTTGGAGACGGTGGCGAACCTGATGGTGGACGGCGGGTTCGCGCACCCGGTGCCCGTGTCGCCGGAGTCGGCGTCTTCGGTGTCCTCGGCGTCTTCGGTGGGGGAGTGAGCTCGACGATGGTGACCTTCGCGCAGGCGCAGGAGCGCGCCGAGGAATGGATCAACGGGGATGTGCCCTCGTACCAGCATCGCGAGGTGCGGGTGCGGGAGTTCGGCCTCGGCTTCGTGGTCTGGGCCGAGGACCGGGCGGAGGGGCCGCGGTCGGACGGGGGTGCGCAGCGGCTGGTGCTCGCCCGCGACAGCGGCGAGGCGACGCTGTGGCCCGCGCTGCCGGTGGGCGAGGTGATTCGCCGGTACGAGGAGGAGTACGGCCGCCCGGACCCCGCGGACGAGCCGGCGCCGGCGTCTTCGGCCCGGGTCGATCTGAACCAGACGTCGTTCCTGCTGAGTCCGCCGGAGTGGCTGCAGGAGGCGGCGGACAAGCTGGGCATTCCGGACCGGCGGGGTGACGGGCCGGGTGCCTCCCCCGCCGGGGACTCGCTGCCGCAGACGCAGGCGGGCGTGCCCGCCGCGGCCGCCGGGTCCGGTGCGCCTTCCGGGGCCGCTCCCTGGGCCGGGACCGACACCAACGGCGACGCCGGCGAGGACCGCTCCGTACCGCTGCCCGCGACCGTGTTCGCGCCGCCGCTGAGCGGTGACGACGAGACCCCGCCGCCCGCGGGCCTGGCCGACGCCAAGACGGCCCTGATCTCGGGCGGCAGCCAACTTCCCCCGACCGCGGTCGCTCCGGCATTCGACCCGAACGCGCCGGCGGCGCCGAACGCGCCGGCGGCGCAGGGGCCGGGCGCCGGCCAGGGGCACGGACCCGGAGGCCGGCAAGGTCCCGGTGGCCCTGGGGTGGCTGGGGCCTCGGGGGCGCCAGGTGCTCCGGGTGCACCGGGTGTTCCGGGTGCCCCGGGTGCGCCGGGCGGCGGTCCGTTGCCGTCCTCGCCTCCGGCCGGGGCGTCCTCGTACGGCTATCCGCAGGGGGTCGGCGCGGCCGCCGCTCCGGGTGCCCCGTTCCCGGGTGGACCGCAGGGCGCGCCCTCTCCGTCGAGTGTGTCGTCGTACGGCTATCCGCAGGGCTCGGGTGCGTCCTCACCTCCGCCGCCTCCGGGTTATCCGCAGGGCTCGGGTGCGGGTTCGCCTCCGCCGTCTCCGGGGCAGGCCGGTGCGCAGGGTGCGCCGTCTCCGTCGTCGTACGGCTATCCGCAGGGTCCGAACGCGTCTTCGCCTCCGCCGCCTCCGGGGGGCCCGCGGGGGCCGGTTGCGTCCTCGCTTCCTTCGCCGCCTCCGGGCGGTCCGCAGGGATCGGGTGCGTCCTCGCTTCCGGGCGGTCCCGGTGCGCCGGGGCGGTCGCTTTCGCCGGACGCCGGGGACATCGCCGACGCCGCGACGAGCAAGGCGGCGCCTCAGCCGCGCCGGGCGCGTGGCGCGGGCGCCGTTCCGCCTCCGCCGGGTGCTCCGGGAGCCCCTGGCGCGCGGCCGGGCAACGTCCCTCCGCCGGCCGGACCCGGTGCGCCGGGCGCACCGGCCGGTGGCTACGTGCCCACCCAGCTCGTGTCGGCGCTCGGTCCCGACGGTCCTGCGACACCGGCCGGCCCCGCGGGTGCCCCGGCGCCGGACGCGCCCCGCGCCCCCGGTGCGCCGAACCCGCCCGGCGGTACGCCGTCGGGTGAGGTGGATCACGCCGCCACCGTGTTCGCCGACCCCGGTCGCACGGGTGCGCCGCCTCCGCCGAGCGCTCCGGGTATGCCTGGCGCGCCCCGCGCGCCGCAGTCTCCCGGCGCCCCGGGCACACCTCGGCCTCCCGGCCCGCAGGGCTCCGCGGGGGGCGCGCAGGGTGCCGTTCACCACGCGGAGACCGTGCTGGCCGCGCCCCCGGTGGTCGGCCCCGGCGCTCCCCCGCCGCCGCACGCTCCGGGTGCTCCGGGTGCTCCGGGCGGCTCTCAGCCGATGGCGCCCGGCGCCGGCGCGATGCCGCCGCCCGGTGTCGTGCCGCCGGGTGCGATGCCGCCGCCCGGTCAGCCGCTGCCGGGGCAGCCCGGGCCCGGGCAGCAGCCGCCCGCGTACGGGTACCCGCAGGGGCAGCCGACGGTCGGACCGGGATACCAGGCCGTGCTGCGCTTCCGCGCGCAGGACGGTTCCGAGCAGCAGCTGATCCGGCGTTCGGCGCCGGGGACGCCGCACCCGGAGTGGCAGATCTTCCACGAGCTGCGCGCGATGAACGTTCCGCCGAACCAGGTGCTCGAACTGCACACGGAGCTGGAGTCGTGCGAGCTGCCCGGCGCGTACTGCGCGCGGATGATCCGGGAGCAGTGGCCGCAGGCGCGGCTCGCGAGCATCGCGCCGTACGGAACGGACCACGCGAGCCGGCAGCAGGGCATGCGGCAACTGTTGGCGCACCAGGGCGAGTTGCACCAGGTGGCCGACGGTCCCGCACGCTCCGCCCCGGTGCGTGCGCCGTTGCCGCAGGTGCAGTCGGCGCCGCCGATTCCGCCGGAGGGTGTCGCACAGGAGGTGGCGGGCGCGTTCGGGCCGGGGGTCTTCCGGTTCGAGCAGGCCGCCGTCTCCCGGCAGGGTGTGCCGCCGGTCGTGGCGCACTCGCTGGTGGTGGCGGGACTGCCGATGGACATGGGCCCGTTCTTCTGGGCGCAGGCCCAGCCGGGACGTCCGGTGCCCACGCTGGCGGAGCTGGCGCAGGAGCGCGGGGTGCAGCCGGCGCCGGACGCGGGCTCGTACCTCGTGATGGGCAGCGACTTCGGACGGGCGCTCTGCGTGCAGTACGGCACCGCGAACATCGTGGCCGTGCCCGTGGAGGCGGGGCCGGGCGGTGCTCCCGTACCGCCGCAGTTCGTGAACACGGGACTGCCCGAGTTCCAGCGCTGCCTCGCGCTGCTGGGCCGGATGTGGCGGCTGCGGTTCGGCCTGAACCAGGAACAGGCGGGCCGCTGGACCGTCGACTTCCAGGCGCAGCTCGTGTCCCTGGACCCGGCGGCGCTCGGTTCGCCGGAGAGCTGGTGGTCGGTGTTGCTGGAGCAGATGTGGGACGGACTGCTGTGAGGTGACACGTCGTCGCCGGCACCGCGTGTGTGGGGCGACCGTGCCGTGACACGCGTGTCGCGAAGGGCCGGGCCCGGTCGTGAGATCGGGTCCGGCCCTTTCGCATGTCCTCGGCGCCCGTAACCTGCGCACGGAGTGTCGCGTTATGAACATTTCCGCTCGATACATCAGGATATGCGCGAAATC
It includes:
- a CDS encoding YwqJ-related putative deaminase; its protein translation is MKIMNTTEAGPQTGPPPGASGDPRVGWSSTEIAHAPVLRHRRDGILPTVAAALSVRGATLTGTAARGDQTPALHHLVQDFLDSLGSAQRDRFTGRCAETILISRHIAAADAERSRRAARRPMTNGEARKALKQAKLTTRRIREDGDPLHGGFAAPCRACTALSAHFGVRIVDPTAADD
- a CDS encoding SMI1/KNR4 family protein; the protein is MTTGRLGLGAPPGSQAGGQAAPPNAAYAGQVVHFPDPVRAARHPRGVRVDEYGYPDFSPYARAVAEIAEPPEGFGVDELRLTDYVSANAALAASGHELWDTVPAVATPHGWTWHHAVGGRRLELVPVEVKALLRHHGGVATSGVDQDKRGTRPLQETRPAHFALPKSGVAVTESQVQGVEEDLGYRLPGAYRSFLKVAGGCAPVGTALDAELGLLIDQPFFTVRDEAAVNDLVYVNKCLRDHLTKDYLGVGFVQGGLLAVKVKGERVGSVWFCAYDDARDVDPAWAPAERVERLLLPCGEDFDVFLARLAGSPPELETVANLMVDGGFAHPVPVSPESASSVSSASSVGE
- a CDS encoding SUKH-4 family immunity protein, which codes for MVTFAQAQERAEEWINGDVPSYQHREVRVREFGLGFVVWAEDRAEGPRSDGGAQRLVLARDSGEATLWPALPVGEVIRRYEEEYGRPDPADEPAPASSARVDLNQTSFLLSPPEWLQEAADKLGIPDRRGDGPGASPAGDSLPQTQAGVPAAAAGSGAPSGAAPWAGTDTNGDAGEDRSVPLPATVFAPPLSGDDETPPPAGLADAKTALISGGSQLPPTAVAPAFDPNAPAAPNAPAAQGPGAGQGHGPGGRQGPGGPGVAGASGAPGAPGAPGVPGAPGAPGGGPLPSSPPAGASSYGYPQGVGAAAAPGAPFPGGPQGAPSPSSVSSYGYPQGSGASSPPPPPGYPQGSGAGSPPPSPGQAGAQGAPSPSSYGYPQGPNASSPPPPPGGPRGPVASSLPSPPPGGPQGSGASSLPGGPGAPGRSLSPDAGDIADAATSKAAPQPRRARGAGAVPPPPGAPGAPGARPGNVPPPAGPGAPGAPAGGYVPTQLVSALGPDGPATPAGPAGAPAPDAPRAPGAPNPPGGTPSGEVDHAATVFADPGRTGAPPPPSAPGMPGAPRAPQSPGAPGTPRPPGPQGSAGGAQGAVHHAETVLAAPPVVGPGAPPPPHAPGAPGAPGGSQPMAPGAGAMPPPGVVPPGAMPPPGQPLPGQPGPGQQPPAYGYPQGQPTVGPGYQAVLRFRAQDGSEQQLIRRSAPGTPHPEWQIFHELRAMNVPPNQVLELHTELESCELPGAYCARMIREQWPQARLASIAPYGTDHASRQQGMRQLLAHQGELHQVADGPARSAPVRAPLPQVQSAPPIPPEGVAQEVAGAFGPGVFRFEQAAVSRQGVPPVVAHSLVVAGLPMDMGPFFWAQAQPGRPVPTLAELAQERGVQPAPDAGSYLVMGSDFGRALCVQYGTANIVAVPVEAGPGGAPVPPQFVNTGLPEFQRCLALLGRMWRLRFGLNQEQAGRWTVDFQAQLVSLDPAALGSPESWWSVLLEQMWDGLL